Proteins encoded together in one Flavobacterium keumense window:
- a CDS encoding S41 family peptidase, with translation MKKIIHLTTVLLISLFTFQSCQKDNDDAVINPTTNLEVQNFIWKGLNQYYLWQTDVPNLADNRFANQTALDAFLVNYTVPQNLFDALRVSSTIDRFSWMVDDYVTLEQSLQGTTKNNGVEFGLSYKPNSTTDIFGYVRYIIPGSDAANKDIRRGELFTAVNGTQLTVSNYQNLLFGTNDNFTLNMADYNGTTVVSNGKTVALTKTLLTENPILINKVITVGTKKIGYLMYNGFYADFDTQLNNAFGELKSQGVTDFVLDLRYNSGGSVRTATYLASMITGQFTGRVFAKQQWNSKINAYFEANNPNGLRNFFTDKIGTTPINSLNMTKVYILTTKSTASASELVINGLKPHIDVVQIGDITTGKNVGSVTLYDSPDFTATNRNPKHKYAMQPIVLKIVNSADFGDYFNGLTPTHELKETISTFGVLGDVNEPLLKLAIGKITGTAKAVQQSAGKQFDYFRDSKSITGFRNQMYLEKAPEGLQKALD, from the coding sequence ATGAAAAAAATTATCCACCTTACTACAGTACTACTCATTAGTCTATTTACATTTCAAAGTTGCCAAAAGGATAATGATGATGCCGTTATAAATCCGACTACCAATCTTGAAGTACAAAATTTTATTTGGAAAGGTTTGAACCAATATTATCTATGGCAAACTGATGTTCCTAATTTAGCTGACAATCGATTTGCTAATCAAACTGCCCTAGATGCTTTTCTAGTTAATTATACCGTTCCACAAAATCTTTTTGATGCATTGCGAGTAAGCTCTACTATTGACCGATTCAGTTGGATGGTAGACGATTATGTAACATTAGAACAATCGCTTCAAGGTACTACCAAAAATAACGGTGTCGAATTTGGATTAAGCTATAAACCTAATAGTACTACTGATATTTTTGGATACGTTCGTTACATAATTCCTGGATCAGATGCAGCCAATAAAGACATCCGCCGAGGAGAATTATTTACTGCTGTAAATGGAACACAACTTACTGTAAGTAATTATCAGAATTTATTATTTGGAACCAATGACAATTTTACTTTAAACATGGCGGATTACAACGGAACAACCGTCGTATCTAATGGAAAAACCGTTGCGCTGACCAAAACATTACTTACAGAAAATCCAATTCTCATTAATAAAGTAATTACTGTAGGCACTAAAAAAATTGGTTACTTAATGTACAATGGATTTTATGCTGATTTTGACACACAATTGAATAATGCTTTCGGTGAATTAAAATCACAAGGAGTTACTGACTTTGTACTAGATCTTCGTTACAACAGTGGTGGTTCTGTGCGAACTGCAACTTATTTAGCCAGTATGATCACAGGACAATTTACAGGAAGAGTATTTGCCAAACAACAATGGAATTCTAAGATTAACGCTTATTTTGAAGCGAATAATCCGAATGGATTGCGCAACTTTTTTACCGATAAAATTGGCACCACTCCAATCAATAGTTTAAACATGACTAAAGTATACATCTTAACTACTAAAAGTACTGCTTCTGCAAGTGAGCTTGTTATTAATGGTTTAAAACCTCATATTGATGTAGTACAAATAGGAGATATTACAACCGGAAAGAATGTAGGCTCTGTTACATTATACGATTCTCCTGATTTTACCGCAACTAATCGAAATCCGAAACATAAATATGCAATGCAACCTATCGTGCTAAAAATTGTAAACTCAGCTGATTTTGGTGATTATTTCAACGGATTGACTCCTACACACGAACTAAAAGAAACCATTAGTACTTTCGGAGTTTTAGGTGATGTTAATGAACCCTTACTCAAATTAGCAATAGGAAAAATAACAGGTACTGCAAAAGCGGTTCAGCAAAGCGCAGGCAAACAATTTGATTATTTTAGAGATTCAAAATCAATCACTGGATTTCGTAATCAAATGTATCTTGAAAAAGCACCAGAAGGGCTTCAAAAAGCACTTGACTAA
- a CDS encoding DUF4252 domain-containing protein gives MKKNIITLMLLVVSGPFFAQSVFDQFEGIAGVNTVIVDKKMFDLMSKVKLDTSDKETQQYMHLIKNIDNLKVYTTQNSRIALQMRLTTEKYVKSIGLNELLTATEGVKRIQIYAKQGVNETQLKELVLFIEGAKAEDTVLMSITGEFDLNEVPALTDKMKIPGSAELRKIGKK, from the coding sequence ATGAAAAAAAACATAATCACCCTTATGCTATTAGTGGTCTCAGGTCCTTTCTTTGCTCAATCTGTTTTTGATCAGTTTGAAGGGATAGCAGGAGTAAATACTGTAATTGTTGATAAAAAGATGTTTGATTTAATGAGTAAGGTTAAGTTAGATACATCTGACAAAGAAACGCAACAATATATGCATTTGATAAAAAATATAGATAATTTGAAAGTCTATACTACTCAAAATAGTCGTATTGCTTTACAAATGCGATTAACTACAGAAAAATATGTAAAATCAATTGGATTGAATGAATTGCTAACTGCGACAGAGGGAGTTAAAAGAATTCAGATTTATGCTAAACAAGGTGTTAATGAAACTCAGTTGAAAGAATTAGTGTTGTTTATTGAAGGCGCTAAGGCAGAAGATACCGTTTTGATGTCGATAACGGGTGAATTTGATTTGAACGAAGTTCCTGCTCTAACCGATAAAATGAAAATTCCGGGAAGTGCTGAATTAAGGAAAATAGGGAAGAAGTAA
- a CDS encoding tyrosine-type recombinase/integrase, with protein sequence MATINFRVKSNSNPSPIYLRFKDKKIFDIETKTGLIINPIFWDIPKQKIRNVIDVPNRNEINEKLTLLPIHLINMYNQSYSSGEVISKNWVDKVIGDFFNRPKLTEEGVIDETKIYFTSYAQDWLDNKAKKFKVSANKYMDDTTIAHYQQVLNNFKDFEGKNKVKLTDLSNDFLDRFSIYLSDVKSYAEKTTKRKIGRIKFFCQRAESENISINKNYKERIFVKEEELEYKQPYLNEAEINKIFKFDFSHDKLMENVRDNFIIGLWTGLRVSDFLTRLDVSNIDDGFINIKTMKTKTKVTIPIHSQVAEILKKRNGNLPSKISEQKFNDKIKIIAQLCDIDEEMIGGVVKVDKKTKIKRKVIGTYKKWELVTSHICRRSFATNLFGKVPNKTLLDVCGWANEEMLFNYNKQTKMESALVLKKHWEANS encoded by the coding sequence ATGGCAACAATTAATTTCAGGGTTAAATCTAACTCAAATCCAAGCCCAATTTATTTAAGATTCAAAGACAAGAAAATTTTCGACATAGAAACAAAAACAGGATTAATTATTAATCCTATATTTTGGGATATTCCAAAACAAAAAATAAGAAATGTTATTGATGTTCCTAATCGAAACGAAATAAACGAGAAACTTACATTATTGCCAATACATCTAATTAACATGTATAATCAATCTTATTCTTCTGGAGAAGTAATTTCAAAAAATTGGGTAGATAAGGTTATTGGTGATTTTTTTAATCGTCCAAAATTAACAGAAGAAGGTGTTATAGATGAAACAAAAATTTATTTTACTTCTTATGCTCAAGACTGGCTTGATAACAAAGCAAAAAAATTCAAAGTATCTGCCAATAAATATATGGATGATACTACTATCGCTCATTATCAACAAGTATTAAATAATTTTAAAGATTTTGAAGGTAAAAACAAGGTAAAATTAACCGATTTAAGCAACGATTTCTTGGATAGGTTCTCTATATACCTATCTGACGTAAAATCATACGCAGAGAAAACAACAAAACGAAAAATAGGTAGAATCAAGTTCTTTTGTCAACGAGCCGAATCAGAAAATATTTCTATTAATAAAAACTACAAAGAAAGAATTTTTGTAAAAGAAGAAGAATTAGAATACAAGCAACCTTATCTTAATGAAGCTGAAATTAATAAAATTTTCAAATTTGATTTCTCACATGACAAATTAATGGAAAACGTTAGAGATAATTTCATAATCGGGTTATGGACTGGATTACGTGTTTCTGATTTCTTAACCAGATTAGATGTTTCAAATATAGACGATGGTTTTATCAACATTAAAACGATGAAGACTAAAACTAAAGTAACCATTCCAATACATTCGCAAGTTGCCGAAATATTGAAAAAGCGAAACGGAAACTTGCCAAGTAAAATTTCAGAGCAAAAATTCAACGACAAAATTAAAATTATCGCCCAGCTTTGTGATATAGATGAAGAAATGATTGGCGGAGTTGTAAAAGTTGATAAAAAAACAAAAATCAAAAGAAAAGTAATTGGAACCTATAAGAAATGGGAGTTGGTTACAAGTCATATTTGCAGAAGATCATTTGCTACCAACTTATTCGGAAAAGTTCCAAACAAGACGCTTTTAGACGTGTGTGGTTGGGCTAACGAAGAAATGCTTTTCAATTACAACAAGCAAACAAAAATGGAATCGGCCTTGGTTCTTAAAAAGCATTGGGAAGCTAATTCATAA
- a CDS encoding YopX family protein, which yields MYYRALNKHTNKWFYGGIYPDGSFFGFANPRIDENTKCQFTTKKDLKGIDIYTNDIVKVKVEEGLFVKDFIGIIEFFEGTFYIKKEDKPFGQSRTPLFSKSHNIEIIGNIFQNENLLKPVVSE from the coding sequence ATGTATTACAGAGCTTTAAATAAACACACAAATAAATGGTTTTATGGTGGCATTTATCCAGACGGAAGTTTCTTTGGATTTGCTAACCCTCGTATTGACGAAAATACAAAATGTCAGTTCACAACAAAAAAAGACTTAAAAGGTATTGATATTTACACGAACGATATTGTAAAAGTAAAAGTTGAGGAAGGTCTATTTGTTAAAGATTTTATTGGAATTATTGAGTTTTTTGAAGGAACATTTTATATCAAAAAAGAAGATAAACCATTTGGTCAAAGTAGAACTCCTTTATTTTCAAAGTCGCACAACATTGAAATTATTGGAAATATTTTTCAAAATGAAAATTTATTAAAGCCTGTCGTTTCAGAATGA
- a CDS encoding YopX family protein has protein sequence MKREIKFRGISQDKKFIYGDLVQDSENKRYAITPQIGKEHDYNQFEVLEITIGQYTGLKDKNGVEIYEGDILAYENTLNFKTVLQNHFEIKWEDYGSGMVGFTQFSPRNKFVVCGNIYENPELL, from the coding sequence ATGAAAAGAGAAATTAAATTTAGAGGTATTTCACAAGACAAAAAATTTATTTATGGTGATTTAGTTCAAGATTCTGAAAACAAAAGATATGCAATAACGCCACAAATAGGCAAAGAACATGATTACAATCAATTTGAAGTTTTAGAAATCACAATAGGTCAATACACAGGCCTCAAAGACAAAAACGGAGTTGAAATCTACGAGGGGGATATTTTGGCATACGAGAACACGTTGAATTTTAAAACTGTACTACAAAACCATTTTGAAATTAAATGGGAAGATTACGGAAGTGGAATGGTTGGGTTTACGCAATTTTCTCCAAGAAACAAATTCGTTGTTTGTGGCAACATCTACGAGAATCCAGAACTTTTATAA
- a CDS encoding DUF7220 family protein, translating into MKPQTKLLSAVESISNAVVGILMSFFVQMWIFPYFGINVSPTTNMQITLIFFLISFCRSYFLRRFFNAIR; encoded by the coding sequence ATGAAACCACAAACTAAATTACTCTCGGCAGTTGAAAGTATCTCCAATGCAGTCGTTGGAATACTAATGAGCTTTTTCGTTCAAATGTGGATATTTCCTTATTTCGGAATCAATGTCTCACCAACTACAAACATGCAAATCACACTTATTTTCTTCCTGATTTCCTTTTGTAGAAGCTATTTTTTAAGACGATTTTTTAACGCAATACGATAG
- a CDS encoding S24 family peptidase, translated as MEKNTNISERIKQFIDYKRLSVNKFSDSVGASNSYFNKTIKNNTTIGSDRLESILRTYPEINPLWLLTGKGNMLKETKSEKIEEETRLIPLYGGVVTASLVGNTMDPTSQPIEMINAGDWFKDGDCAMRVYGDSMSPNYTSGSIVVMKEVKNKALILPGEDYMVETSEYRVLKRLQKSEVKGCILACSTNEEVWESGSMKGRSIYEPFDIFIDDITRLYLILGTVRRNHN; from the coding sequence ATGGAAAAAAATACGAACATTTCCGAAAGAATTAAGCAATTTATTGACTATAAGAGACTTAGCGTTAATAAATTTAGTGACTCAGTAGGTGCTTCTAATAGTTATTTTAATAAAACTATTAAGAATAACACCACAATTGGCTCAGATAGACTTGAGAGTATTTTACGAACTTATCCAGAAATAAACCCTTTATGGCTATTAACTGGAAAAGGAAATATGTTGAAGGAAACGAAGTCTGAAAAAATTGAAGAAGAAACGCGATTGATTCCTTTGTATGGAGGGGTTGTTACTGCTTCTTTAGTAGGAAATACGATGGATCCTACAAGCCAACCTATTGAGATGATTAATGCTGGAGATTGGTTTAAGGACGGAGATTGCGCTATGCGAGTGTATGGGGATAGTATGTCGCCAAATTACACATCTGGCAGTATTGTGGTAATGAAAGAGGTGAAAAATAAGGCTTTAATATTGCCGGGGGAAGATTATATGGTAGAAACAAGTGAATATAGAGTATTGAAGCGCTTGCAAAAAAGTGAAGTAAAGGGGTGTATTCTAGCTTGTAGTACTAATGAAGAAGTTTGGGAGAGTGGTTCAATGAAAGGAAGGTCAATTTATGAGCCGTTTGATATTTTTATTGATGATATAACTAGGCTATATTTAATTCTAGGAACGGTAAGACGCAACCATAATTAG